A single Bacteroidales bacterium DNA region contains:
- a CDS encoding DUF3999 family protein, with product MKLKIVVLICLVNCLPLYLSAQMDKYRFQREIHDISSEWHQILLPGDIYSKASSAQLSDIRIFGITAGSDTIEAPYLLHRKMDRISQKRTAFKTINTSYNEKGHYFTFEIPDTEIINHIRLNFKQPDFDWKIKLEGSKNQQEWFTIVDDYRIVSIKNDLTDYQFTDIIFPDSRYRYLRLLVKSNDKPELAGAEMTFNEAINGIYREYPYRIVNLTNHKEQKQTEIEVDLGTSVPVSSLTMFIHYPFDFYRPVVLDYSNDSIRTEQGVVYKYRRLLSATLSSVDKGIFRFDNTVLRRIKITIHNQDNRPLDIDSLEIKGNFPELMVRFDQPGRYFLCYGNDHVSKPEYDIERFSGKIPETMAPASLGDEQIKETEETTKVQPLFLNKAWLWTIMILIILLLGWFSLKMIKRNE from the coding sequence ATGAAATTGAAAATTGTTGTCCTGATTTGCCTGGTAAATTGTCTGCCTCTTTATCTGTCAGCACAAATGGATAAATACCGTTTTCAACGGGAAATCCATGACATTTCAAGTGAATGGCATCAAATTCTTTTACCCGGAGATATTTATTCAAAAGCGTCTTCCGCTCAATTATCGGATATAAGGATATTTGGGATTACTGCCGGCAGTGATACGATTGAGGCACCATACCTGTTACACCGGAAAATGGATCGTATATCTCAAAAAAGAACCGCCTTTAAAACCATCAATACTTCGTACAACGAAAAAGGGCATTACTTTACTTTTGAGATACCAGATACCGAAATCATCAATCACATCAGATTAAATTTCAAGCAACCGGATTTCGACTGGAAAATCAAACTGGAAGGCAGCAAGAACCAACAGGAATGGTTCACGATTGTAGATGATTACCGGATTGTATCCATCAAAAATGACCTGACCGATTATCAGTTTACTGATATTATCTTTCCCGACTCCAGATACAGGTACCTGAGATTACTGGTCAAAAGCAATGACAAACCGGAACTGGCTGGTGCTGAAATGACTTTTAATGAGGCCATCAACGGAATTTACAGGGAGTACCCTTACAGGATTGTTAACCTGACCAACCATAAAGAGCAGAAGCAAACTGAAATCGAAGTAGACCTTGGCACTTCTGTTCCGGTAAGTTCCCTTACCATGTTTATCCACTATCCCTTTGATTTTTACCGGCCTGTTGTACTGGATTATTCCAATGACAGTATCCGGACAGAACAGGGAGTTGTTTATAAATATAGACGATTGCTTTCAGCTACGCTCAGTTCGGTAGATAAGGGTATATTCCGCTTTGATAATACGGTTTTGAGACGCATCAAAATTACTATTCATAATCAGGACAATCGTCCGCTGGATATTGATTCTTTGGAAATAAAAGGAAATTTTCCTGAATTGATGGTACGGTTTGACCAGCCCGGAAGATATTTCCTATGTTATGGAAACGATCATGTCAGTAAACCGGAATACGATATAGAACGGTTTTCCGGAAAGATTCCCGAAACAATGGCTCCCGCATCATTGGGCGATGAACAAATAAAAGAAACAGAAGAAACAACCAAGGTACAACCGTTATTCCTGAATAAGGCCTGGCTCTGGACAATCATGATCCTGATCATTTTGTTGTTAGGCTGGTTTTCCTTAAAAATGATCAAAAGGAACGAATAA